A genomic segment from Colletotrichum higginsianum IMI 349063 chromosome 5, whole genome shotgun sequence encodes:
- a CDS encoding major facilitator superfamily transporter, with product MAAVTAATASSPSAAVDPSTRKRVLRVVTISLLLDLISFTFILPLFPKLLEFYRDREVGPAIADANAPTTLLQSVLSGLNRYKAAFARPIDSRYDIVLLGGALGSLFSLLQAVASPLIGRLSDRHGRRTALLASMCGNILSVLLWVVAVDFRTFVASRVVGGLSEGNVQLATAMATDISDEQSRGSTMALIGACFSIAFTFGPGLGAWLSTITTVKENPFATAAGFSLFLILTETIYLYFCLPETLPALTGKGRAVATKGEKDTKTTKTTTAPSPLLRTNSHFLLNAVHFVFLLFFSGMESSLSFMTYELFAFGSSKNGRLLGFVGLVASILQGGVTRRLPPLLSVRVGVVACLVSFVLLGRITTTSGLYVAATCLAITSATVVTGLNALSSFEAAEGERGGKLGILRGWGQLGRGLGPILFTSVYWWAGREVAYTMGATGIAVVAAAVFAGLKTPPGSLKKKVPAEKKAA from the exons ATGGCAGCAGTGACAGCagcgacggcctcgtcgccctcggccgcagTCGACCCCTCAACGCGCAAACGCGTTCTCAGAGTCGTCACtatctctctccttctcgacttG ATATCCTTCACCTTcatcctccctctctttccgAAGCTCCTCGAGTTCTACCGCGATCGTGAAGTCGGTCCCGCtatcgccgacgccaacgccCCTACGACCCTCCTCCAGTCTGTTCTCTCGGGCCTGAACCGCTACAAGGCTGCCTTCGCTCGACCCATTGACTCGCGCTacgacatcgtcctcctcggcggcgccctcgggtCCCTCTTCAGCCTGCTGCAGGCCGTCGCTTCCCCGCTCATCGGTCGCCTCTCTGACCGTCACGGCCGCCGTACCGCCCTGTTAGCCTCCATGTGCGGCAACATCCTCTCCGTGCTCCTGTgggtcgtcgccgtcgacttcCGCACCTTTGTGGCCTCACGCGTCGTCGGTGGCCTGTCCGAAGGCAACGTCCAGCTCGCGACCGCCATGGCGACCGACATCTCGGACGAGCAGAGCAGAGGCTCGACAATGGCCCTCATCGGCGCCTGCTTCTCCATCGCCTTCACCTTCGGCCCCGGCTTGGGCGCCTGGCTGAGCACCATCACCACTGTCAAGGAGAACCCTTTcgctaccgccgccggcttcagCCTGTTCCTCATCCTGACCGAGACGATTTACCTGTACTTTTGCCTCCCCGAGACCCTCCCCGCCCTGACGGGCAAGGGCCGCGCCGTTGCGACCAAGGGCGAGAAGGATACCAaaacgacgaagacgactaCTGCTCCGAGCCCGCTGCTGCGCACAAACTCTCACTTCCTCCTCAATGCCGTTCACTTCGTCTttctgctcttcttctccggtATGGAGTCCTCGCTGTCCTTCATGACCTACGAGCTCTTCGCCTTCGGCTCCTCCAAAAACGGCCGTCTCCTTGGCTttgtcggcctcgtcgcctcgATCCTGCAGGGCGGCGTCACACGCCGCTTGCCGCCCCTGCTCTCCGTGCGCGTGGGCGTCGTGGCGTGTCTCGTGTCCTTCGTCCTGCTGGGCCGCATCACGACCACCTCGGGGCTGTACGTCGCGGCGACATGCCTGGCCAtcacctcggcgacggtcgTTACTGGCCTGAACGCTCTTAGTAgcttcgaggccgccgagggcgagcgcggcggcaAGCTTGGTATCCTCCGCGGCTGGGGCCAGCTTGGTCGCGGGCTGGGACCCATCCTCTTCACGAGCGTCTACTGGTGGGCCGGTCGCGAGGTCGCGTACACCATGGGCGCCACAGGGATAGCGGTCGTGGCCGCGGCTGTGTTTGCAGGTCTTAAGACACCACCCGGCtcgttgaagaagaaggtacccgccgagaagaaggccgcaTAA
- a CDS encoding Adenylate kinase, with the protein MNTRSSPKRQKFAVIFVLGAPGSGKGTICTFLARNHNLLHFSVGDNLRAWMEANRETSLAARIQEKLDHQGFLTSAELNPLLGLAIENAMRQDNLKGILIDGFPRCEEQLNSWAKWPFQEKLPLEGDPKPDVVLLLNVTRENAEARYLARGRDRNDSAEKFTRRFAEYLEEGLPVERYYRQAGLLVDVDNNGTVEENIAGLQKTLRGSALWSSAVGDQDMKPSSLYEHSGAVYLEGAESDQVTVSRDGYGSRFSNVAKPHGPGTT; encoded by the exons ATGAACACCCGTTCTTCTCCAAAAAGGCAAAAATTTGCCGTGATCTTCGTCCTCG GAGCCCCTGGTTCAGGCAAGGGGACGATATGCACCTTTCTTGCGCGCAATCACAATCTCTTGCATTTCTCTGTAGGAGATAACCTGCGTGCGTGGATGGAAGCAAACCGTGAAACGTCTCTTGCGGCTCGGATccaggagaagctcgaccACCAAGGGTTTCTCACGTCTGCAGAACTGAACCCCCTCCTGGGCCTTGCGATCGAGAATGCAATGCGGCAGGACAACCTAAAGGGAATATTGATCGACGGCTTTCCAAGGTGTGAGGAGCAGCTCAACTCGTGGGCAAAGTGGCCCTTCCAGGAAAAGCTTCCTTTG GAGGGCGATCCGAAGCCCGATGTCGTCCTGTTGCTCAACGTGACGAGAGAGAATGCAGAGGCGAGGTATCTCGCGCGAGGTCGCGATCGCAACGACAGTGCAGAGAAGTTCACGAGGCGATTTGCCGAATACCTAGAGGAGGGACTGCCTGTGGAACGATACTACCGGCAAGCAGGTCTACTAGTTGAC GTCGACAACAACGGTACCGTGGAAGAGAATATCGCGGGGCTTCAGAAGACGCTGAGAGGCAGTGCTCTTTGGAGTAGTGCAGTTGGGGATCAGGATATGAAGCCTTCTTCATTGTATGAGCACTCTGGAGCTGTTTATCTAGAGGGGGCCGAATCCGACCAGGTTACAGTGTCGAGAGACGGATACGGGAGTCGATTCAGTAACGTCGCAAAACCACATGGGCCCGGAACAACCTGA
- a CDS encoding Radical s-adenosyl methionine domain-containing protein 2 — MGILTSFVQMALALFSTIPYFIWIIAVLGVAAAFLFRRGAEKHHIRSPEAGTTEKSTPPQVADDPDAPVSVNYFPSRECNYACGFCFHTNTSGYILPLDDAKRGLRLLKEAGMRKLNIAGGEPFLHPKFLGDLLRYCKEVLDLESVSIVSNGSKIQEKFLREHGRHLDILAISCDSFVRETNRAIGRGENGQADGDHVAQVFRIAEWCREYGIMFKLNTVVNIHNWDEDMTAQIAELAPFRWKVFQCLIVEGENEDETRVRDARRFLISEEQWKTFCDRHKHLPCYVPEDNQTMAGSYLLLDERLRFLDKGDGPMKKSDSLLDVGVKKAMQQVAWDKGAFDKRGGVYEWRKPQNVGDNGGCSGGNKKELEW; from the coding sequence ATGGGAATCCTAACATCCTTCGTCCAGATGGCGTTGGCGCTATTCTCAACGATACCATATTTTATATGGATCATAGCGGTTCTGGGGGTCGCAGCAGCCTTTCTCttccgccgcggcgccgaaAAACATCATATCCGCTCCCCGGAAGCGGGGACCACCGAGAAgtcaacgccgccgcaggTGGCCGACGACCCAGACGCGCCCGTCTCCGTAAACTACTTCCCGTCCCGCGAATGCAACTACGCCTGCGGGTTCTGCTTCCACACCAACACCTCGGGCTACATCCTCCCCTTGGACGACGCCAAGCGCGGCCTGCGCCTCCTCAAGGAGGCCGGCATGCGCAAGCtcaacatcgccggcggAGAGCCGTTCTTGCACCCCAAGTTCCTTGGTGATCTGCTGCGGTATTGCAAAGAAGTCCTGGACCTGGAGAGTGTCAGCATCGTCAGCAACGGGAGCAAGATCCAGGAGAAGTTCCTCCGCGAGCACGGCCGGCACCTGGACATCCTGGCCATCTCGTGCGACTCATTTGTTCGGGAGACGAACCGGGCGATCGGGCGCGGGGAGAACGGCCAGGCTGACGGGGACCACGTGGCGCAGGTGTTTCGCATCGCCGAGTGGTGCAGAGAATACGGCATCATGTTCAAGCTCAACACCGTCGTCAACATTCACAACTGGGACGAGGACATGACGGCGCAGATTGCGGAGCTGGCCCCGTTCCGCTGGAAGGTTTTCCAGTGCTTGATCGTCGAGGGAGAGAATGAGGACGAGACCCGCGTGCGGGACGCTAGGAGATTCCTTATCTCCGAGGAGCAGTGGAAGACGTTCTGCGACAGGCATAAACATCTGCCGTGCTATGTGCCAGAAGACAACCAGACCATGGCCGGCAGCTATCTGCTCTTGGACGAGCGTTTGCGCTTCCTCGACAAGGGTGATGGgccgatgaagaagagcGATTCCCTGCTCGATGTTGGGGTGAAAAAGGCCATGCAGCAAGTTGCGTGGGACAAGGGAGCCTTTGACAAGAGAGGAGGGGTTTATGAGTGGCGGAAACCACAGAATGTTGGCGACAACGGGGGCTGTAGCGGTGGTAATAAGAAGGAGCTGGAGTGGTAG
- a CDS encoding Cytochrome p450, which produces MAMHDFMSSFTLPQLAGLLFGLWLLFAAQLGVRRLYFSPISHIPGPRLAALTQYYEFYYDIVLRGQYTFNIIEMHREYGPVVRISPWEVHVGDPEFFPELYTGPGRPREKWAFYTQQFGSPESALATINHEHHRLRRSALNPFFSTQTVRKLQPVIEERVDALLGRLLDHGQRAKEPLDVMYPFSAFTNDVINQYSFARSDHLIEDRNFGKEVTDNLLMGTHLGPMIKHMNWALTLVNVLPESFSGRFVPGWGGFLKMKNDIKDQIAEIKRTENTDKWQLDISHPTIFHEMLSSRLLPPREKTVSRLGQDGQILVQGGTLTTSWTLSLAVFHLLNRPSTLRRLRDELFAAIPDRDAVVSLAELENLPYLRGVVKEALRLGFGTSSRLARVCPDETLSYHDKERGRTLRLPPGTVIGMSTYKTQTDPKIYYDPFGFHPERWIEDGEQLEKYLTVFCGGTRVCLGMALAQAELYLMLAKLFRRWGGGGFVGGSAKGDGRPGDVGVLRIFDTTVRDCEMAADYFIPIPYKNSKGIRIVFDSLHSAVV; this is translated from the exons ATGGCAATGCATGATTTCATGTCGAGCTTCACCCTGCCTCAGCTTGCAGGGCTGCTTTTCGGTCTCTGGCTGCTTTTTGCCGCCCAGCTCGGAGTCCGGCGACTCTACTTCAGCCCCATCTCGCACATTCCGGGCCCCAGGCTGGCGGCTCTGACGCAATACTACGAATTCTACTATGACATCGTCCTGCGAGGGCAGTACACGTTCAATATTATCGAGATGCATCGGGAGTATGGACCCGTCGTGCGCATCAGCCCGTGGGAGGTCCACGTCGGCGACCCAGAGTTCTTTCCGGAGCTGTACACCGggcctggccggcctcggGAGAAGTGGGCATTTTACACTCAGCAG TTTGGATCTCCTG AAAGCGCACTAGCTACCATCAACCATGAGCATCACAGACTGCGACGTTCAGCCTTGAACCCGTTCTTTTCAACACAGACGGTACGGAAGTTACAGCCCGTCATAGAGGAGCGAGTGGACGCGCTGCTGGGACGTCTGCTTGATCACGGCCAGCGGGCCAAGGAGCCCCTGGATGTGATGTATCCGTTCTCAGCTTTCACCAACG ATGTCATCAACCAGTACAGCTTTGCTCGGAGCGACCATCTCA TCGAGGACCGGAACTTCGGAAAAGAGGTCACCGACAACCTGCTCATGGGCACCCACCTCGGCCCGATGATCAAGCATATGAACTGGGCCCTCACGCTGGTCAACGTACTGCCCGAGTCGTTTTCGGGGCGTTTCGTTCCTG GGTGGGGTGGGTTCCTCAAGATGAAGAATGACATCAAGGATCAGATCGCCGAGATCAAAAGGACGGAGAATACGGACAAGTGGCAGCTTGACATCAGTCACCCGACCATCTTTCACGAGATGTTGTCGTCCAGACTCCTGCCGCCGCGGGAGAAGACGGTGTCGCGGCTCGGGCAAGACGGGCAGATCCTGGTGCAGGGCGGCACGCTCACGACGTCGTGGACGCTGTCGCTCGCCGTGTTTCACCTCCTCAACCGGCCGTCGACGCTGCGCAGGCTCCGGGACGAGCTCTTCGCCGCGATCCCGGACCGTGATGCCGTCGTGTCGCTGGCGGAGCTGGAGAACCTGCCGTACCTCCGGGGCGTCGTGAAGGAGGCGCTGAGGCTCGGGTTCGGTACGAGTTCCCGGCTGGCGCGTGTATGCCCGGACGAGACGCTGTCCTACCACGACAAAGAGCGCGGCCGCACGCTGCGACTCCCGCCGGGGACGGTCATCGGCATGAGCACGTACAAGACGCAGACGGACCCGAAAATCTACTACGACCCGTTCGGGTTCCACCCGGAGCGCTGGatcgaagacggcgagcagctcgagaagTACCTGACAGTGTTCTGCGGCGGTACGCGCGTCTGTCTCGGCATGGCGCTCGCGCAGGCCGAATTATACCTAATGCTCGCGAAACTGTTCCGGCGATGGGGTGGTGGCGGCTTCGTGGGAGGCAGCGCCAAGGGCGACGGGCGGCCTGGTGATGTTGGAGTTCTCCGGATTTTCGACACGACGGTCAGAGACtgcgagatggcggcggacTATTTCATTCCCATCCCGTACAAG AACTCCAAAGGGATCCGCATCGTTTTTGACTCTCTCCACAGCGCTGTGGTTTAG